In a genomic window of Dehalococcoidia bacterium:
- a CDS encoding alpha/beta hydrolase, whose product MANYVLVHGGHGGGNSGSVWDKVVALLQNRGHKAFAPTLSASDTCSLEDHISEVCSLMDNGQLGDVILVGHSYASFIITGVADKLPGVIKHLVYVDSSIPENGKSLFDMFELSGVSYKSYAGLTPDRPFIGPLFFDAAKIKKIPKIYVHCTLSEFLTVCLPFVSYVAEHAKQDNWDYFELKSDHLCMVSHPEELAAILLREDG is encoded by the coding sequence TTGGCGAATTACGTATTGGTACACGGCGGACATGGTGGGGGTAACAGTGGTTCGGTATGGGATAAAGTAGTTGCTTTGCTACAAAACAGAGGACATAAAGCCTTTGCCCCGACTTTATCAGCTTCGGATACCTGCAGTCTGGAGGATCATATCTCGGAAGTGTGCTCTCTGATGGATAACGGGCAACTGGGTGATGTAATACTGGTCGGGCACAGCTACGCTTCTTTTATCATCACCGGAGTTGCAGATAAACTGCCGGGAGTAATCAAACACCTGGTGTACGTTGATTCGTCAATACCTGAAAACGGGAAGTCGCTGTTTGACATGTTCGAACTGAGCGGTGTCAGTTATAAAAGCTATGCCGGCCTGACGCCCGACAGGCCCTTCATCGGGCCGCTATTTTTTGACGCTGCAAAAATAAAAAAGATACCCAAGATATATGTACATTGCACTCTGAGCGAATTCCTGACTGTATGCCTGCCGTTTGTCAGTTATGTGGCCGAACATGCCAAACAGGATAACTGGGATTACTTCGAGTTGAAATCGGATCACTTATGCATGGTATCTCATCCTGAAGAGCTTGCTGCGATACTGCTGCGGGAAGACGGCTGA